From Acidipropionibacterium acidipropionici, one genomic window encodes:
- a CDS encoding polysaccharide biosynthesis tyrosine autokinase gives MTLHDFLRLIRRQLGVIVTLTLVGAALAAGALMLQSPRYTAHASGYVRVSVPQSAGGTTDSNSYYSASQLAAQKAKAFVAVFTSQTVASLVRQELGLSEEPSELASRITATNAANSLTIDVTATASSPDLARRIADSVVNQSAAQVRRLEGTGSPVSIVMMSPASLAEIDVSPTPLKYLAGGLLAGLLVGLLVALARQRLDTRLRTSQDVSERFDSPVLASLPRSAGIARTGERGGDFQAEESLRKLRTNLRYTGIDHPNRIILVTSPCQGDGKSSVAAGLARVMAAAGDDVILVDADLRRPTIQDTFGVRARLGLPQVLVDADLRRPTIQDTFGVRARLGLPQVLVGAAGLDQVLRTTDTDGLTVLTSAGSPPPNPTELLGSKRMAELLGLLAGDHVVILDAPPVLPVADALILAGLADTVLLVIGSGNTRSDQLEQSIAAIGRAGGRTTGIVLNRVPSSRLARLRYGDTEYGYGYASEGHTESHAGNHPQDAVAETLEPPRVSGDRVVAGSRPLRRAQREDRP, from the coding sequence ATGACCCTGCATGATTTTCTGAGACTCATCCGTCGTCAGCTGGGCGTGATCGTCACTCTGACACTCGTCGGCGCCGCCTTGGCCGCGGGGGCCCTGATGCTACAGTCCCCGCGGTACACAGCCCATGCCTCCGGATACGTGCGAGTCAGCGTCCCGCAGTCCGCCGGCGGCACGACCGACTCCAACTCGTACTACAGCGCCTCCCAGCTGGCGGCACAGAAGGCGAAGGCCTTCGTCGCGGTGTTCACCTCGCAGACGGTGGCCAGCCTGGTCCGGCAGGAACTAGGCCTGAGCGAGGAGCCCTCTGAGCTGGCCTCCCGGATCACCGCCACCAATGCCGCGAACTCGTTGACCATCGATGTCACGGCCACGGCGTCGAGCCCTGATCTGGCCAGGCGCATCGCCGACTCCGTCGTCAACCAGTCGGCAGCCCAGGTCCGGCGCCTGGAGGGGACGGGTTCCCCTGTGAGCATCGTCATGATGTCCCCGGCCAGCCTGGCCGAGATCGACGTCTCCCCCACCCCGCTGAAGTATCTGGCCGGCGGCCTTCTCGCCGGCCTGCTGGTCGGCCTGCTGGTGGCGCTAGCCCGGCAGCGGCTCGACACCAGGCTGCGCACCTCCCAGGACGTCTCCGAGCGCTTCGACTCACCCGTCCTGGCGTCCCTGCCGCGTTCGGCCGGGATCGCCCGCACCGGAGAGCGGGGCGGGGACTTCCAGGCTGAGGAGTCGCTGCGAAAGCTGCGGACCAACCTCCGCTACACCGGCATCGACCACCCGAACCGGATCATCCTGGTCACCTCTCCATGCCAGGGCGACGGCAAGTCGTCGGTGGCCGCGGGGCTCGCCCGGGTAATGGCCGCCGCCGGCGACGACGTCATCCTCGTCGACGCGGATCTGCGCCGTCCCACGATCCAGGACACATTCGGGGTGCGGGCCCGGCTCGGGCTTCCCCAGGTGCTCGTCGACGCGGATCTGCGCCGTCCCACGATCCAGGACACATTCGGGGTGCGGGCCCGGCTCGGGCTTCCCCAGGTGCTCGTCGGCGCGGCCGGGCTGGACCAGGTGCTGCGCACCACGGACACCGACGGGCTCACCGTTCTGACATCGGCGGGCAGCCCTCCCCCCAACCCCACGGAACTGCTCGGCTCCAAGCGCATGGCCGAGTTGCTCGGGCTCCTGGCCGGGGACCATGTGGTGATCCTCGACGCACCCCCTGTGCTCCCCGTCGCCGACGCGCTCATCCTCGCCGGCCTCGCCGACACCGTCCTTCTGGTGATCGGCTCCGGAAACACCCGCTCAGATCAGCTCGAGCAGTCCATCGCAGCGATCGGGCGCGCCGGTGGCCGCACGACGGGGATCGTCCTCAACCGTGTCCCCTCCTCACGGCTCGCGCGGCTGCGCTACGGCGACACCGAATACGGCTACGGGTACGCCTCGGAGGGACACACCGAAAGTCACGCCGGGAATCACCCCCAGGACGCCGTCGCCGAGACGCTTGAACCTCCCCGGGTCTCCGGGGATCGCGTCGTGGCCGGGTCACGGCCGTTGCGGCGCGCCCAGCGCGAGGACCGGCCGTGA
- a CDS encoding sugar transferase, with amino-acid sequence MTAPARVRRAPGDTDFTRQRSRPPGWARSFRLLLAGLDLILIGVAVLISVELVLFDADDSVAGLRWMPYSIAAPMLGVSWLLALGMVGSRDAWVLGSGVEEYRRVIKAGLYTFGLVAILSYVLKAQFARSLFVILLPVGVLMLLLGRWVARGWLNGTRARGKCLTSCVVVGPEEQVARVVADLRHHTDAGFSPLGVCLLDGEQRTTPAELDGVPVYSTEQLLSGPDSFDAVIATEGLPSSYLRTLAWNLEDTPTSLVVTPRVLDIVGPRLHYADAPGVSLIHVDIPRFSGWKFAIKRVFDIVVSVLALIVLSPVFLVTAILIKKEDRGPVIFRQERVGRFGEPFTIHKFRSMSMDAEAKIQKLIDDAGGHALFFKLDHDPRMTRIGATLRRYSIDELPQFWTVLKGDMSVVGPRPQMAREVAEYVPPYKRRLLTKPGITGLWQISGRSDLSPEQGMRLDLSYVENWSPITDLTIVAKTITTVFKSSGAY; translated from the coding sequence GTGACCGCGCCTGCCCGGGTGCGGCGGGCCCCCGGGGACACTGACTTCACCAGGCAGCGCAGCCGGCCGCCCGGATGGGCCCGGAGCTTCCGGCTCCTGCTGGCCGGTCTGGACCTGATCCTGATCGGCGTTGCCGTCCTGATCTCGGTCGAACTCGTCCTCTTCGACGCCGATGACTCAGTCGCCGGGCTCCGGTGGATGCCCTACTCGATCGCCGCACCGATGCTGGGCGTGTCCTGGCTGCTCGCCCTGGGCATGGTGGGCTCCCGAGACGCGTGGGTGCTGGGATCGGGCGTTGAGGAGTACCGCAGGGTCATCAAGGCGGGCCTGTACACCTTCGGCCTCGTCGCGATCCTGTCCTACGTCCTCAAGGCGCAGTTCGCCCGATCACTGTTCGTCATACTTCTTCCGGTCGGAGTCCTCATGCTGCTTCTGGGACGCTGGGTAGCCAGAGGATGGCTGAACGGCACCCGAGCTCGCGGGAAGTGCCTCACCTCCTGCGTCGTCGTCGGCCCCGAGGAACAGGTCGCCCGGGTGGTTGCCGACCTGCGTCACCACACCGACGCCGGGTTCTCGCCGCTCGGCGTCTGCCTGCTCGACGGCGAACAGCGCACGACTCCGGCCGAACTCGACGGAGTCCCCGTGTACAGCACTGAGCAGTTGCTCAGCGGCCCTGACAGCTTCGACGCCGTCATTGCCACCGAGGGGCTCCCGAGTAGTTACCTGAGGACCCTCGCTTGGAACCTTGAGGACACTCCCACATCCCTGGTGGTCACCCCCCGCGTGCTCGACATCGTCGGGCCACGCCTGCACTACGCGGATGCTCCCGGCGTCTCACTGATACACGTCGACATCCCCCGGTTCTCGGGCTGGAAGTTCGCGATCAAGCGCGTCTTCGACATCGTGGTCTCGGTTCTGGCACTGATCGTGCTGTCACCGGTCTTCCTGGTCACTGCGATCCTGATCAAGAAGGAGGACCGCGGCCCGGTGATCTTCCGTCAGGAGCGGGTGGGCCGGTTCGGCGAGCCCTTCACCATTCACAAGTTCCGCAGCATGAGCATGGACGCGGAGGCGAAGATCCAGAAACTTATCGACGACGCCGGTGGGCACGCCCTCTTCTTCAAGCTCGACCACGATCCGCGGATGACCAGGATCGGCGCCACGCTGCGCCGGTACTCGATCGATGAGCTCCCCCAGTTCTGGACCGTTCTCAAGGGCGACATGAGTGTCGTCGGGCCCCGCCCCCAGATGGCCAGGGAGGTTGCCGAGTACGTGCCCCCCTACAAGCGCCGCCTCCTCACCAAACCCGGTATCACCGGGCTGTGGCAGATCTCGGGCCGCTCGGACCTGTCCCCTGAACAGGGCATGCGCCTGGATCTCAGCTATGTCGAGAACTGGTCGCCCATCACCGATCTCACCATCGTCGCGAAGACCATCACCACGGTCTTCAAGTCGAGTGGCGCATACTGA
- a CDS encoding alpha-L-rhamnosidase N-terminal domain-containing protein: protein MPDNFSFQNADPEVADAVPGVLEREISPLEATGAHWIAPSRAPEGAPVLRGTVELPGRPGRAELLVAGLGLHAVRVNGTSVAQGALEPAISDPRRVVWYSRLDVTDLLGTGTNTVEVTLGAGFCAMTTPNAWRWEQAPWRGPRMLIAALLADGVTVAVSDTDWRWEEGPVRFDSMYEGQSYDARMAGAPVDSPVTVAEGPGAGWPKGDTSPWRRAHRSPPPGGPAPAAGWATPAGSSPGWPVTTSTWPRGIG from the coding sequence ATGCCCGACAATTTCTCGTTCCAGAACGCCGATCCCGAGGTCGCCGATGCCGTTCCGGGCGTTCTGGAACGAGAAATCTCACCTCTTGAGGCGACCGGTGCCCACTGGATCGCCCCGTCCCGTGCTCCCGAGGGCGCCCCGGTGCTCCGGGGCACCGTCGAACTGCCCGGCCGGCCCGGCCGGGCGGAGCTGCTCGTGGCCGGCCTGGGTCTTCATGCGGTGCGCGTCAACGGCACGTCTGTGGCCCAGGGGGCCCTGGAGCCCGCGATCAGCGATCCACGGCGGGTCGTGTGGTACTCGCGGCTGGACGTCACCGATCTGCTGGGGACCGGCACCAACACCGTCGAGGTGACCCTGGGCGCCGGGTTCTGCGCCATGACCACCCCGAACGCCTGGCGCTGGGAGCAGGCCCCGTGGCGTGGCCCGCGGATGCTGATCGCCGCCCTGCTGGCCGACGGCGTCACGGTTGCGGTGAGCGACACCGACTGGCGCTGGGAAGAGGGGCCGGTCCGCTTCGACTCGATGTACGAGGGCCAGAGCTACGACGCCCGGATGGCCGGAGCCCCGGTGGACTCACCGGTGACGGTGGCTGAGGGGCCCGGGGCAGGCTGGCCGAAAGGCGACACGAGCCCGTGGCGCCGGGCGCACAGATCGCCCCCGCCTGGCGGCCCTGCGCCCGCGGCTGGCTGGGCGACGCCGGCCGGGTCATCGCCGGGGTGGCCTGTTACGACCTCGACCTGGCCGAGGGGAATCGGGTGA
- a CDS encoding glycosyltransferase family 4 protein, with protein MERPVALVMAGDSPEGDSEVLKLGRALGEVGRAAVIWVADGRQRRPARSGDGLMLRHLPAPLPGRSMTSRLIHAGSRSAASQAWRHAFEQDRPGVIDIHGFGPGGVLALALARRTGTPLVMSSRGETLAAGARSVAGHPGLAKSHAEALGRAAAVIAGDAETAEELRSRFGADPVRVIPDGIDPVAESFGWPDIPWQIDGRPVIFACGQMDESSGFDLLIEASARLEAGHQLVIGGEGHGLEGLRRWARSRGGSGSVSFPGRLSARQTAAALDHADVVVRPGRVDTSTSDIVAAWRAGTPLVATATRTAVATVHHGMDGLLVPVGESVPLAECVGRLLIDRRLSADLAAEGGRRVGEFSWETTARRYGEVLDRVTTP; from the coding sequence GTGGAGCGTCCTGTCGCACTCGTCATGGCCGGTGATTCGCCGGAGGGTGATTCCGAGGTGCTGAAGCTGGGCCGGGCTCTCGGTGAGGTGGGCCGGGCGGCGGTGATCTGGGTGGCGGACGGCCGGCAGCGCAGGCCGGCCCGCTCCGGCGATGGGTTGATGCTGCGGCATCTGCCGGCACCGCTGCCGGGGCGCTCGATGACCTCGAGGCTGATTCACGCCGGGTCCCGCTCGGCAGCCTCCCAGGCATGGCGTCACGCCTTCGAGCAGGACCGCCCCGGGGTGATCGACATCCACGGATTCGGCCCGGGAGGGGTTCTGGCCCTGGCCCTGGCGAGGAGGACCGGCACGCCCCTGGTGATGAGCAGCAGGGGGGAGACGCTGGCGGCCGGTGCGCGCAGTGTGGCAGGGCATCCCGGACTGGCGAAGTCCCACGCCGAGGCTCTTGGCCGCGCGGCGGCCGTCATCGCCGGTGACGCGGAGACCGCCGAGGAGCTCCGCTCCCGGTTCGGGGCAGACCCGGTGCGGGTGATCCCCGACGGCATCGATCCGGTCGCGGAATCCTTCGGCTGGCCGGACATCCCCTGGCAGATCGACGGGCGCCCGGTGATCTTCGCATGCGGCCAGATGGACGAGAGTTCGGGTTTCGACCTGCTCATCGAGGCCTCGGCACGGCTGGAGGCCGGTCATCAGCTGGTGATCGGCGGCGAGGGGCACGGGTTGGAGGGGCTGCGGCGATGGGCACGCAGCCGCGGCGGCTCCGGCTCTGTGAGTTTCCCCGGCCGGCTCAGCGCGCGGCAGACGGCCGCCGCTCTCGACCATGCCGACGTGGTGGTCAGGCCGGGGAGGGTGGACACCTCGACCTCCGACATCGTGGCCGCCTGGCGTGCGGGCACTCCGCTGGTGGCCACCGCGACCCGCACCGCGGTGGCGACCGTCCATCACGGGATGGACGGCCTGCTGGTGCCGGTGGGGGAGTCGGTGCCGCTCGCCGAGTGCGTGGGTCGGCTGCTCATCGACCGGCGGTTGTCGGCGGATCTGGCGGCGGAGGGGGGACGCCGGGTCGGCGAGTTCAGTTGGGAGACGACGGCCCGGCGGTACGGCGAGGTGCTCGACCGGGTGACGACGCCGTGA
- a CDS encoding arsenate reductase/protein-tyrosine-phosphatase family protein, translating to MTFRILVVCAGNICRSPAAAQLLAAGLEDDTQVSSAGLDAMVGYGLDPDMAAAMRRAGITPQPHRARRLNPWLLEVADLVLTMDRTQRSRVLEFAPQMMNRTFPLREFALICSSLRDSGQLSWPARSAQESRLQEVAARAGGRDAGARVPVGSDVVIADPYRGTPADHDSAVHEIVDAVGAVLDAVRRGSPGPPPLPLHPAPPRRAARPRHILDDAGAAVTASSPGRAPRRTAGPSSPN from the coding sequence ATGACCTTCCGGATTCTCGTCGTCTGCGCGGGCAATATCTGCCGCTCCCCGGCCGCGGCCCAGCTGCTCGCCGCGGGCCTCGAGGACGACACCCAGGTATCCAGCGCCGGTCTGGACGCCATGGTCGGCTACGGCCTGGACCCCGACATGGCCGCGGCGATGCGCCGCGCCGGGATCACCCCGCAGCCGCACCGTGCGCGACGGCTCAACCCCTGGCTGCTGGAGGTCGCCGATCTGGTGCTGACGATGGACCGGACTCAGCGCAGTAGGGTTCTGGAGTTCGCTCCCCAGATGATGAACCGCACATTCCCGCTGCGGGAGTTCGCCCTCATCTGCTCCTCCCTGCGCGATTCCGGACAGCTGTCCTGGCCGGCCCGGTCCGCCCAGGAGTCACGGCTGCAGGAGGTCGCCGCTCGCGCCGGGGGTCGGGACGCCGGAGCACGGGTGCCGGTCGGGTCCGACGTCGTCATCGCCGACCCCTACCGCGGCACGCCCGCCGACCACGACAGCGCCGTCCACGAGATCGTTGACGCCGTCGGAGCGGTTCTCGACGCCGTCCGACGGGGCAGCCCCGGCCCTCCTCCCCTCCCGCTGCACCCGGCTCCCCCGCGCCGGGCCGCGAGACCTCGTCACATCCTCGACGACGCCGGGGCCGCGGTCACGGCGTCGTCACCCGGTCGAGCACCTCGCCGTACCGCCGGGCCGTCGTCTCCCAACTGA
- a CDS encoding sugar transferase: MSQDSALVRPAAAIREIAGRSVRVRRAPQGALAASLHNSPRPRHGGRPDRHIDALGIMAMDLALITVSTVGALLVRSHLHIPGLHDDVAAEHLLTPIAIVIIPVWFIAIAASGSYQRKHLGAGTLEYRRVLNASLLTAGLLGISAYLLQYPMSRVFYFLMFTVGIPLVLAGRYMMRRHLHHARVAGRFRRRVLIAGDYRHIEDLVDILGRERWLGYDVIGVLSADPSPRPEDLSVPTVGDPGHVLEAVHISGADAVIFTEGAYARGGDFNRLARQLESDSAELIVVPTLTDIASSRMTIRPVGGIPLVHIDKPQAERATTWLKRSFDVVGSLLLIICSAPILAAVAIAIKLEDGGPVIFKQRRVGMKGEIFECLKLRSMVTNAEEIRAQLMSDNAGVLFKMADDPRITRVGGFIRRFSIDEMPQFFNVLRGDMSLVGPRPALENEVSQYKSHVRRRLDVRPGITGLWQVSGRSDLPWDDAVRLDLYYVDNWSMLEDLSILKRTVKAVFTSSGAY, encoded by the coding sequence GTGTCGCAGGACAGTGCTCTGGTCCGCCCTGCCGCGGCCATCCGCGAGATCGCGGGACGCTCCGTCCGGGTCCGTAGGGCACCCCAGGGAGCACTCGCCGCATCCCTCCACAACTCTCCCCGTCCCCGACACGGAGGACGCCCGGACCGTCACATCGACGCCCTCGGCATCATGGCGATGGACCTCGCCCTCATCACGGTCTCGACGGTCGGCGCCCTGCTGGTCCGGTCCCACCTGCACATCCCGGGCCTCCACGACGACGTCGCGGCCGAGCACCTTCTCACCCCGATCGCGATCGTGATCATCCCGGTCTGGTTCATCGCCATCGCCGCCTCCGGGAGCTATCAGCGCAAACACCTGGGAGCCGGGACCCTCGAGTACCGGCGGGTGCTCAACGCGTCGCTGCTCACCGCGGGGCTGCTCGGCATCTCCGCATATCTCCTGCAGTACCCGATGTCGCGGGTCTTCTACTTCCTCATGTTCACCGTGGGGATCCCGCTGGTGCTGGCCGGCCGGTACATGATGCGCCGCCACCTTCACCACGCCCGGGTCGCCGGGAGGTTCCGGCGACGGGTGCTCATCGCCGGCGACTACCGGCACATCGAGGACCTCGTCGACATCCTCGGCCGCGAGAGGTGGCTGGGCTACGACGTCATCGGCGTCCTCTCGGCAGACCCCTCCCCCAGGCCCGAAGACCTTTCGGTTCCCACCGTCGGCGACCCCGGGCACGTTCTGGAGGCCGTGCACATCAGCGGGGCGGACGCAGTGATCTTCACCGAGGGGGCCTATGCCCGTGGCGGGGACTTCAACCGGCTGGCCCGCCAGCTGGAGAGTGACAGCGCCGAGCTGATCGTCGTCCCCACCCTCACCGATATCGCCTCCTCGAGGATGACCATCCGCCCGGTCGGCGGAATCCCGCTGGTCCACATCGACAAGCCTCAGGCCGAACGCGCCACGACCTGGCTCAAGCGCTCCTTCGACGTCGTGGGCTCGCTTCTCCTCATCATCTGCTCGGCGCCGATCCTCGCCGCCGTGGCGATCGCCATCAAGCTGGAGGACGGCGGTCCGGTGATCTTCAAGCAGCGCCGGGTCGGCATGAAGGGGGAGATCTTCGAGTGCCTGAAGCTGCGCAGCATGGTCACCAATGCCGAGGAGATCAGGGCCCAGCTGATGTCCGACAACGCCGGCGTCCTGTTCAAGATGGCCGACGACCCGCGAATCACGCGGGTGGGCGGGTTCATCCGGCGCTTCTCGATCGACGAGATGCCCCAGTTCTTCAACGTGCTGCGCGGCGACATGAGTCTGGTCGGCCCTAGGCCCGCCCTCGAGAATGAGGTCTCCCAGTACAAGTCGCACGTGCGGCGCCGACTGGACGTGCGCCCGGGGATCACCGGCCTGTGGCAGGTGTCCGGCCGTTCGGACCTGCCCTGGGATGACGCCGTGCGCCTGGACCTCTACTACGTCGACAACTGGTCGATGCTCGAGGACCTCTCCATTCTCAAGCGCACGGTCAAGGCGGTCTTCACCTCCTCGGGCGCCTACTAG
- a CDS encoding NADP-dependent oxidoreductase, with protein sequence MTRRVVFSEFGDFSRLRVEDGEEIHAGPDRVRVRVAYAGLNPVELKILAGGQFMRPGLPSGNGNDFSGVIDEIGHGVEGFAVGDPVLGGRRFFAQADHVLVDPDTLTRVPAGLGLDVAGGLSIAATTAIAAIRAISPTTADTVFVSGAAGGVGVLAAQFARAAGARVIGSAGPGNHDFLREIGIEPVSYGDGLWDRLRTVAPDGVDAALATRDIDEVKGLIALGVPADRIDSIAAGHSAADLGARIDGAAEARPDDLAHVAQAIAQGSIVVPIDSVYGLDDVASAYQHLAGGHLRGKILLRTATAADASPLLDL encoded by the coding sequence ATGACACGACGTGTGGTGTTCAGCGAGTTCGGCGATTTCAGCAGGCTCCGGGTCGAGGACGGCGAGGAGATCCACGCCGGTCCGGATCGGGTCAGGGTGCGGGTCGCCTACGCGGGGCTCAACCCGGTCGAACTCAAGATCCTCGCCGGTGGCCAGTTCATGCGCCCCGGGCTGCCCTCGGGCAACGGCAACGACTTCTCCGGTGTGATCGACGAGATCGGCCACGGTGTCGAGGGATTCGCCGTCGGCGATCCGGTGCTCGGCGGCCGGCGGTTCTTCGCCCAGGCCGATCACGTCCTGGTCGATCCCGACACCCTCACCCGGGTGCCCGCCGGTCTGGGACTCGACGTCGCCGGAGGCCTGTCCATCGCGGCCACCACCGCCATCGCCGCGATCCGGGCGATCTCCCCGACCACCGCCGACACCGTCTTCGTGAGTGGGGCGGCCGGAGGAGTGGGTGTGCTCGCCGCGCAGTTCGCCCGCGCCGCCGGGGCCCGGGTGATCGGCAGTGCCGGGCCCGGAAATCACGACTTCCTCAGGGAAATCGGCATCGAGCCGGTCTCCTACGGCGACGGCCTGTGGGACAGGCTGCGCACCGTGGCCCCCGACGGGGTCGACGCCGCCCTGGCCACCCGCGACATCGACGAGGTGAAGGGGCTCATCGCCCTGGGCGTGCCGGCCGACCGCATCGACTCGATCGCGGCCGGCCACTCCGCCGCCGATCTGGGAGCTCGGATCGACGGGGCCGCCGAGGCCCGTCCCGACGACCTGGCGCACGTCGCCCAGGCCATCGCACAGGGGTCGATCGTGGTGCCCATCGACTCCGTCTACGGGCTCGACGACGTCGCCTCGGCCTATCAGCACCTGGCCGGTGGGCATCTGCGCGGCAAGATCCTGCTGCGCACGGCCACCGCCGCCGACGCCAGCCCGCTTCTGGATCTCTGA
- a CDS encoding arsenate reductase/protein-tyrosine-phosphatase family protein: MSDRSAFPIVDARSSGASEDGCFRVIFVCTGNICRSAFAAAYTRKILSTSTSISVESAGIMAASGHSMDVHMRLQARVHGADGEGHLAHQLTGRDLRGAGLVLGFGREHLGWVAECHPEYLGRVLLLGQAARALRQQPARALSRWRTLADDVRAIAPEPSGTDEIEDPYGRGDAEAARVAERICLDVDVLCARLGEVA; the protein is encoded by the coding sequence ATGTCTGACAGATCCGCGTTTCCAATCGTGGACGCGAGGTCCTCAGGTGCCTCTGAGGATGGTTGCTTTCGGGTGATTTTTGTGTGTACCGGGAACATCTGCCGATCGGCATTCGCAGCCGCCTACACGAGAAAGATACTGTCCACATCGACGTCGATCTCTGTGGAATCTGCCGGGATTATGGCGGCTTCGGGTCATTCAATGGATGTTCATATGCGTCTCCAGGCCCGGGTGCACGGGGCCGATGGTGAGGGGCATCTCGCCCATCAGCTGACCGGTCGCGACCTGCGGGGCGCCGGGCTGGTCCTGGGATTCGGGCGGGAGCACCTGGGCTGGGTGGCCGAGTGCCACCCGGAGTACCTGGGGCGTGTCCTGCTGCTGGGGCAGGCGGCCCGTGCACTGCGCCAGCAGCCGGCCCGTGCATTGTCCAGATGGCGGACTCTTGCCGATGATGTGCGCGCTATCGCGCCAGAGCCCAGCGGGACCGACGAGATCGAGGATCCGTACGGACGCGGCGATGCCGAGGCCGCCCGCGTGGCCGAACGGATCTGTCTGGACGTCGATGTGCTGTGTGCTCGGTTGGGTGAGGTGGCCTGA
- a CDS encoding LCP family protein yields the protein MAKHTPDTGATPRRAVSADPDDPYQAEAGEDPSATARHAAQEARHRRWPKIFLAVVLALALVVAAVLGFYLKSLSSAMNNIQRDPDLLPDTSTTPVAPGQPIDFVLMGSDSRGSDQGRSDSLMVAHLSGDREHLYLVTFLRDMWVTIPANKTVTHDSKAKINAAYSWGGPALTIKTLQNLTGVTMDHAVVIDFEGFIKLTDTLGGVTVDNPQASTNLGYTFKKGRITIKGKQALAYVRQRYNLENGDLDRAARQRSVVTAIIDKTLTAGVLANPKKFNEVLSTASDTMTVDSGLTNSSVRSIATSLKFRSGAGVVQVQAPISGFGKSADGQEYDVVDEAGMKELSAALKNDTMADYVANHPQ from the coding sequence ATGGCGAAGCACACGCCCGACACCGGGGCGACTCCGCGCCGCGCGGTGTCGGCCGATCCGGACGACCCGTACCAGGCCGAGGCCGGGGAGGATCCCTCGGCGACCGCGCGACATGCCGCGCAGGAGGCCCGTCACCGCCGCTGGCCCAAGATCTTCCTGGCCGTCGTGCTGGCCCTGGCACTGGTCGTCGCCGCCGTCCTGGGCTTCTACCTCAAGAGCCTCAGCAGTGCCATGAACAATATCCAGCGCGACCCGGACCTGCTCCCCGACACCTCGACCACCCCGGTCGCCCCCGGTCAGCCGATCGATTTCGTGTTGATGGGCTCGGACTCCCGCGGATCCGATCAGGGACGCTCCGACTCGCTCATGGTGGCCCACCTCTCCGGTGATCGCGAGCACCTCTACCTGGTGACCTTCCTGCGCGACATGTGGGTCACCATCCCCGCCAACAAGACCGTCACCCACGACTCGAAGGCCAAGATCAACGCCGCCTACTCCTGGGGCGGCCCGGCGCTGACCATCAAGACCCTGCAGAACCTCACCGGCGTCACGATGGATCACGCCGTGGTCATCGACTTCGAGGGATTCATCAAGCTCACCGACACCCTCGGCGGGGTCACCGTCGACAACCCCCAGGCCTCCACGAACCTCGGCTACACCTTCAAGAAGGGCAGGATCACCATCAAGGGCAAGCAGGCCCTGGCCTATGTCCGCCAGCGCTACAACCTGGAGAACGGCGACCTGGACCGCGCCGCCCGGCAGCGTTCCGTGGTGACCGCGATCATCGACAAGACGCTGACCGCCGGAGTGCTGGCCAACCCGAAGAAGTTCAACGAGGTGCTGTCGACGGCCTCCGACACGATGACCGTGGACTCGGGGCTCACCAACTCCAGCGTCCGCAGCATCGCCACGAGCCTCAAGTTCCGCTCCGGGGCCGGCGTCGTGCAGGTCCAGGCGCCCATCTCCGGATTCGGCAAGTCGGCCGACGGGCAGGAATACGACGTCGTGGACGAGGCCGGGATGAAGGAGCTGTCGGCGGCCCTGAAGAACGACACGATGGCCGACTACGTCGCCAATCACCCCCAGTAG